Genomic segment of Corythoichthys intestinalis isolate RoL2023-P3 chromosome 7, ASM3026506v1, whole genome shotgun sequence:
tataaatagtaTACGTTCTATTTCTAATTGTTCCAGtgacccaaaaacgtatttatacatcttttacgttttttttttctttttctttttttcaaaatagacATCTCTGGGTACTGATTCAATTgatctccaaagcacaaagctgaaaatccattttaaagcaataaaactggccactggagggcagtaccgcatttggtaagactcgcaaccctattcaacggcaacgagagGCCAAGCCGCaatgccggcggaagacgaccgaatggatgccaggcggcggacgaccgagcagaacaaccaggaCCACTAGATGCTGTTGAGCCcctgctgctcgcgagcagagcccgactacaaaaaaaaaatcgtctttttgagacaggcaacaatgagggaaaagtttaaccggctgtcgcggccacaatagcgtcatctttcagttagttatgtataaataaattgttactttactatcaaaagctctatttgtcttgttgtttctgttaatttgtaaaaggaaaacattatttcgATGTTTGGGGtgaaactaaagcaaaaaatagctgtgttatagtccaagttatgtttgaaatgtatgctttcacaaaaagctcaatttctcccgttttttttatcagaaattggaaaattgctcaaactaagctattttctaatgctgatttctaaagaatggaaaaagatatgaacttacttttttttgctgaaagaagagagtctaatctttcttttggtgggttccatgtttatattgcaatagaacagaattttctgtgggccttgcaaaatcagtcaaaatccagtaaaacggccgggagcaaagggccttgctccggtgaaaatggctgggcatgaatgagttaaaaaatgaatttgttATTGCTGCATCAGCAGGTAGTTGTAagcacaaatttgaattgctgttattgaagatgaaacttagTTCCTTTTTatcttagtttcattctgcaagtgttgatgtcatgtgcatctgaataaagtcagcaaaacaCACGGACGCTttcagagcttagctcgctgtctagctaggacttagctccaacatcttggcgaggcATATACAGTGACGTATAGTAGgcctacatgtttttggatagttaattTTGAGATTTAAGGTTATTTTGGAGTACTTTAAGGGTTCATTTTGActtatgcggaaattcgggtaacatcagcgtaggaacagaactcgttcgtaacccggggactacctgaatAATTTTTGatcataatataaaataatataatatttttatttataatatttctAAGGGATTGATTTCAGCTGGATATTGTATAATCTCTTTAAAGGAGAGTTTATCTATGTGGCTGTCAGTGTGTTCTTGTTTTGTGGACGCCGAAACAGTTGGGCGGATATTGGCGAAATTTGACATAATTGAACTTTAtgtgtctgggagtgttcttagatgggtttgatctatgtaggcctccatttagtgcggGAAATTGGAAACTCAAAAAATTTGTACAGAAAATgccaattttcactttttcacccGAGCATCGCCAGGCGATACTATTAGTGTTCTCTATTTCAAGTTCCAAAACCCTGTTTGTGCTTTTTATTGtaataaatatctttttttccaaTTCGATTTTGAGgatttttgtctagtttttggcCTAAAATGGCCAAGAAGTAGgttatactgaaaaaaaataagtatttgttcatatagatgaagttgtggtgaaggaaaaaaaatcccatgaaAGGGCAtgttaaacattttttcacATGGTATGGAGAcgcaaaataaaaagaaaaaactccCAAAATAGGCTGTTAAGGTTAAGGTTTTTGCCTTTTTTACTAATTATATTTCTTTGTACTTATATATTCCTCCAATTCTTTGTATAtatttgtagggctgcagctatcgattatttcagtagtcgattgatcgatgaactagttaggtcgaaaaatcgagtaatcagatagggaacatgaacaattaaaataccttagctgagcctcaaacagtataaaaaaataagtaaatgaggatctatgtaaaacaaaagaacaattggctaacttacatagcaaaattccactaccttaaaagctataaaatgctaactttttattttttattttttaaacaatgctcttaacaaatggttcagacacatactcccacaaaaaaaaaaaacaaaaacaaaaaaaaaacggctaaatatacctataaactaacttacaaatgcataaaaaaaaaaaaaaacattagctcaaacaaaaactttgtttatgttggtcttaacagggagcagttggattcaaccatgtgaaatgaggcagagtagagggcagtgtatccacccaaatcaatatcaggaaatgcaaacactttcaaaataaactactACATCGCCAgtttaatgaaacgaatactcaaaccaGCAAAGTTTAAATCAAATCtttttaatcgaatactcaagttaatcaattaatcgttgcaacactaTATATTTGTTAAATTAAGTTCAGCCAACAAGGGGTTAAGTGGCACGACGACAATTGTGACTTACGTTCTCGCTCTGAAAGGAGTGGAGGAAGTTCCCACTCAGCTCTCCATCATCCCTCGGGGTCCCGGGAGGATTGCTAATgccacttaaattgtttggagaattctggaaatgacccaaaaacgaGCATGTAAATTGTTATTGTGTCTGCAAAGAGAGATGGATTTCATGGTCGCGTTGCTTCTTGTCAAGTTTACCTTGTTCATTCCGTCCAAATCACCAGAgcctaaacaaaccaaaagaacGTTATGAGAAAGAAATGTTAAGCAATTGGGTTGATTTCTCAGATAACTGTACTGTACttgaatacttatttttctgatgaCTTTTTAATTATAATGTTGTTTTGAGTGGAGTCAAGAGAGTTGCTGTTACCTAGTGACCCGTTCATGTGGTGCGGTTCCATCCCAGCCATGGCTCCCAGGGGTCCGTCAGAGCCGGGGCCCATGGGGAACTGAAGCGGAAACACAATGTGATagctgtccaatccgtttgaactacgGGGGGTGGCAGCAATTAATTTTGAATCGTTcgaatttgaacggttccagttccgattccatgtttctattccggttccaaacgattctcgattcagattcgtttaataggcagggtaaaaaaaattgcatagttgaaattaatttcttaacttcgattatcttttaaattataataactTTCAACtaactttgctatgaatttctcacagcgctatttttaacttgtatgtaAATATtaatctttgaacttgaatatgatgaagtttctttccacaggagtgctcaaggagaaaatatttacatgtattgttttgcctatgttttagagtgtcttatgctgcaggcttttattgtattgcatcaTTTGTTTTACGtggtatttctacaagttagttAAGGGCTGACATCTCGCAGGTGTCAGGCAGGGAGTGTTCCTGTCTCTTGATCTTAAGTTGactattttttaagtttgatttctttctaaactgataTATTGTTCAAGCCACTACTTTCCCCccctcattttgggtcctgcggcgtgtgcaatgatgcggccaatttgtgcatttttctgacggtcgccaggggcgctcgagcatggaatgtgggagtgagacatgtggaatatatgtgtcgaggaagacgctagtttgcactttTACCGGTGGTTAaactttgtgcgttgtgcatgaatagaggtggcggaccctcgtctttgtgcatgagtagaattggcagatctgcatcatggaaaacgcttgaaaaaattaaattggccatccgagttgtatgggaagtTTTGATGACTcgcggcgagagatcgtttgccaaaACTCGCCTCATGCGAAGAGCAGCTATTGCACAGGTAtgccgggggagcctggcagcgtgaagcggtgtgaaagaagtccgccatcaccaacgggtttcaaGGGGCCAGTCTGCTGCATGAAGAGGAGGACGGCATGGGCTCAGGAGTGAATATGCCTTATTATGGGACACATTAaaggcgacagcgaaggagagactgagtaggtgcATGGCAAAGTgtatctgagcgtcttcatatccgacactgagggtgaagacttccatggtttgagtgcaaaggaggaagatgaagattgctaacaaagacttttatgtttttaataaccAGCCCAATTAGTGTTGTACCGCGTGTTGATGATatgtaacttccgtgccgctgctatataactgccgtgtttgctggcgctgtttaaacgaaaagttaaggtgtgttatcaaaattttgaaaactctGTGTATTTCTCTGTCAGTATCTCTTGTTACTAAGCGGGCACACGCAGCTTATAGGCAAGAgatgcttatgtatgtacaaaatggtttttcctttaaaaatgtactgggtgaggcttgtaagcaggggcgcccaatagtccagaaattaaggTAGTTGGAAAAGAATCCTTGATGTGTACACACGGTACCCACCTCCTCTGCACTACACATTGGcaacccttgataaaacaaaatctgtaagtttgcacGTTTTAACAGAGTGTCTGGTatcattttggtttgtttatTCTCTTACTATGTTGTCATTTATGTCAAGCGAAGGAACACGTATCTGTGGtaagctaaattagccactttATATGATTTGCTCATAACGTCTTCATAACATCATCTTCGTGGTGTTCggcagttattttttttccggTCGGTGGTCAGGGCATTGAAACTTGGAatcgaaataaaaaaattcgATTCGAATGGTTCCAGGAGAACCGGAGTGTTGgtcccggatcccatcgatAACCAACCGTAATTTTGACATGGatgggttggcagcgatcattcccAGACAAAAAGAATTTGACGGCTATCATCTTCAAGAGGGCTTCATGAATGGAGAACTATTATGACAGTCAAGGAGTCGTGTAGAGACATTTTGGACATTAAAAATTGTATATATCTTTTCTaaataataaaaaggaaaatattCTGTATTtatcatgttgtttttttacattgattACCGAacatgaaaaggaaaaatgaattccttttaaaagtatttatttaaaaaaaaattttttttttttcaatttgaaaaaaggaaaaaactgcaactagtaaccaagtcattgacaactattttgacaaTCAAGGAATCGTTTAGACATTTTTGACAGAAGAATTGTAAAAATCCTTCTTTATGAGCATCGTAATAGTAAATATTCTcgtttatttcttttatttgtttacatttttctgagttataataaacaataaaGGAAACAAAACCAGAAAAATATTTATGAGCTTTTCTTTATactttgttttatgttttaaaTAAACAAGGAAAACtgcaaatataataataataattttttaaaaaattctttcatttttttaattaaaaaaaaaaatgtagtccTCAATGAAAGATCATCTTTGTTTGAATCAAAAATAGTTATTCGCCagccctctcagttcaaatggtaTGGGCGTCTATAGCTGTCAACGGCAGTGAATGAATCAAGATTACCACAACTTACATTATTCCGATTGCCGGGTCCAGTGTTAATCATGGTATACAAATTGTCACCAGAGTTGTTGGAGTCTgttaacaaaaattaataataacatGAACATTCAAATGACTAGCAGTGGAGAATGCATAGCAACAGTGAGGAGTAGTCACCTGCAGGGCTTGGCATTATGGGAGTCCCTGGTGGTCCTCCTCCAGACGCtccctttaaaaaaacatgacagGTAATTGCACATTTTGTTCCAAAATGTTGCTTTAATAATGGCTTTGAAAATTTCTTCTCACCCCGTACGCTCCAGGAGAAGGTGACGAGTAAGGCATCTGTAACGGAGAAAACAATGACCATTACTGACCAGCAACCGCACACTCTGTACCTCAAAGTGTCGTCATTCATCATTGCGCCATCCTAATAACGTTACGGCTGTCCGTTCCGATGTCAGTTTGAAAGCGTGACACATAATACTGCAATTCCATCTCAGGCGGGTGAGCATTAAGACTTCTGCAGCGATTTAACTGCAATTTGAACCGGCACTTTTATGTCTGGACTGTGTGTGCTTGTGTATGCGTGAACTTACAGAATTTGCGTTGTTAGGATTGGGCCATGGTCGCCCAGTTCCGGGGCCCCTACATGGCAAAAGCAGTGTTAAACCTGACTATTAGTTTGACCTGAAGCGACTAGTGCATTATCGAAGGCTCACATGTTGACGCCTGGCATGCCGGGACCCATGGTGTTGTGGGGGGGCCTCATCCCGCCACCAAAGTTCTGACAAGACAtcagaattacgattaattattacaACATAGTCCTCACATAACCGGACAAATCACCAAAAATGGACAACCTTAGTTTTTCAAAAAAGGAGGGGAGCTTACCTGCGGTCCGGGTCCCATCGGCCCCATGCCTCGGGGGCCACTCATTCTCTGCATGGGCCCTAAGTTAGGATGACCTGGTTGGATGAAGGCAGTTAATGAGAAGAGGAAAAGACTCATCGTACATTGCGCTTCACCCAGAAAAaatcagtccctgacaaaagtcttgtcgcttatccattttgtagaaacaattgctaataacccaacttttaattattcaattggtttcagaaatggcttatatgaaagctaagaccctcccaaattatattaaaaaactCAGAGGgtgaagacaattaaaaaaccgtgtggcatttgccaaggcccacagcctgtcaaaaggatggacgctggaaaagtggcaaaaggtggtttttcagatgaatcttccactgaattacaccacagccgccgcaaatattgcaagaGACCAACTGGAGCCTGCCTGGATCTGAGATTgattcagaaaacagtgaagtttggtggtggcaaaatcatggtctggggttacatccagtatgggggtgtgcgagagatctgcagggcggaaggcaacataaatagtctgaaatgtcaacaaatcttagctgcctcttagattcctaaccataaaaaggggcaaattctgcagcaggatggtgctccatcgcatacttcaatctctacctcaaagttcctcaaggcaaagaagatcaagatcctccaggactggccagcccagtcaccagacatgatcatcattgagcatgtctggggtaggatgaaagagggagcatggaagacgaaacccaagaatgttgatgaactctgggaggcatgcaagactgctcctgatgacttcatcaataaattgtatgaatccttgccgaaccgcatgcagtccttcaagcccatggaagtcatacaaaatattaaatttagatctcacagcaccactacttaattcgcttatgttatgtaaaatatttttgtatttgaagtacattttttgttcaattttcacactactttgtgtaggcgacaaaacttttgtcttgccaaaatttgacctctatgtcttcattaaatgatacatcttttttcagtgaaacaaatatatttttgtacattcaacatcatttgggagggtctttgctttcatatgagccatttctgaaaccaattgaataattaaaagtcaggttattagcaattgtttctgtaaaatggataagcgacaagactttagtcagggactgtacaccaATCAACTAGTTTTTCCAAGAATGATACTATGATTCAACTGAATTTTTCAGTACAGCTTCATTCAGAAACTAACTCGCAGTGTCGTCAAATTTGGTTGGCGGGGGCATCTTTGCCAGAGGAAGAATGAGtttactgtattgtatttttcggactaacaGTTGCAGTTTGCAGGAGCGACttaagcccttttcacacatacCTGAACTTTGGTTaattcccgggatttaaacaggtagcccttatgtgtgaaagcaatttcccgggttgaATGATACAAACATGACACGGAAAGGAAAATAAGACGAAGCAGTagtcataataataatgtaacgaatcgggttctaatttggagttgtgttttgcatgctgttccttgaACGCACGGTGTGAATAACGAGAGTGTGTGAGAGGTGCGGaagagtgggaagtttttactttatcatttcatgttgttgtttgcTGACAGTTGCCAGTGTTattttgcacaagttctgaaataaattattaaaaacctgacaacttctttgctgatgttacaataataaatcaggggaaaaaaaaaaacgtttttattgtcaccttaacttatagggactggcgaacggaggttggaGGAGACCGGGCATATTGTCGAGCGAATTCACTCACatacacaccacgctcatatttttctgtcatttccttcttaatttcaatggtaagcgtcacctttttccgccgtgcgtcagtcttgcgggGAACCCATGAAATTGCAACGCTGTCATAAgcagtcgtatttcgagcatgttgtcatatgttgagacaaatgacgagtcaaattttacgtcggatgtcgaagggATCGTATGTTGATGCGATTGTAtgccgaggtaccactgtacgtgtgaaattattaacacaatattaTATCATTTAGCATGTTATTTTCACAATAAACCGCAAGCGGGCGCTGAAGgcctgtgtttcaacattggcgggtactctaaaaaaaacaactgagaagggctgAACAAAATGGCAACGAAAAGAAAATCATTCTATATCATTTCCCcattttccctcttcattgctcatttttggctggtgcgacttatcgtcaggtgcgacttatagtccaaaaaatacggtatgtgtgTAAGTATTTAAGGAGTTGCTGTAAAAACtattggttcagaaacaaaatggcctcaaacaaaTCAAAACCGGTAAAAATCTAGCTTGCCAAAGCGACACAGTAATAGTACTGTAATTTATTGAGATGTATTCTATTGTTCTTTACAGAATGTGTCTACCGGTTGTTTTATAATAGTCACCAGATCAGATCATAGGCATTGTTTGTGgacattcaagcatttatttagtctttgttttattgctctaggtgtacagcagtggttcttaacctgggtttgatcgaaccccaggggttcggtgagtaagtctacggggttcggcgaaggtaaagaaaagCGGAACTTTATTTTTCTATGCTGATTAAAtccaggcaaagtggctttttacaccaggttttggactggtttgctcccaatttacagaccTAATGCATTTCTTTTACTTCTCGTTCTCGATCGGataggaggaggaactggtttgctcagtggaaggttgactcgcacttgttaTGAGGGAAtataacagaccaatgggcagcgcgtcatcaaattttgacctgtttataaaacatgctgtcaaaatgtgaAGAATTTTTAATGGGTATTTGCCAAatgattagcttgctagcttggaTATAgcagttttgaatttgaaaaaaattgctttattatcaaattctgaagggttcggtgaatccacatgtgaaacttgtggggttcggtacctttagcaaggttaagaaccactggtgtaCATGGACCTAACTTAAAATCTAACACTGTGTCTAACCATATAGTaaacaaatgtttacttttactttaacGGAAAATACGGAAATATAAACTGTATCTTTAGACAAAATGGGAGTGAGTCTACCTTGTGGCCGTGTGGGGTCCATATTAGGCAACATAGGATGTGGGCCAGGTCCTCCCCCTGGTGGCTAAGAGCAGAAATACATCATGTTTTCCATTTCTAGCATTCAGTTAAGCACAAATTACTTGTCGAACTTTGACTTTAATTTGAATTTGATGAAAGTATCTTATAGTTGGAAATAATTGGAGGAGtcttaaaagaaaatatattcATAATGCAATTTACTCGTTTGTTAAATTATGGGATGCAACGCAGTGTGTTTGGGTTTTACCTGGTTTCCCATCCTGATAGGGGGACCTCTTGGCCCTCCTGCGAAGCGAGGTGACATGAAGGACTAGGAAACAAATGAGATATTTGCGTTAAATTTcaacccaaactttttccttccTTTCTTCGGATTGTGCGAGCACCGAGGCGGCGTCCAACATCAGGCAGAGACAAAAAGAGCAAAGCGTGACGGACCTAGCGCAGACAGCAAAACGGAGAACAGGAGGGCCAAAGAGGGAAAGGGAACGTTACCTGACTGTGGGGCCCCATCATATTGTTAGGGGGAGGAGGCTGAGGGTGAGGAGAGCCCTGGGGACCGGGAGGACCCTGCGGCATTGCACAAAATGACGGCAAAATAGAGGAGGGGGGGTGAAGAGAGAAAGAAGGGCAAAGACAGAAAGAGAGAAGCGGGGTTACTGCAGGGCAGAGGACAGTTTGAGAGTGAGAGAtgcgcaaaaaacaaacaaaacaaaaaaaaaatgcaacaacagAATGAGCTTTGCTATCATGTTCCAAACACTGTGAGACAAGCTAAGCAGAGAGGAGCGAGCACGTGACACTTGGCCTTGAATGAGACAAGAGGATATGGGCTCTTTTGCTCTGTCAATCAAGGAACGGAGAAGCCTTGCTGCATGCAGCATGTCATCAACTCTAATTTCCCCCCGAAATAACAGCATCAATTAAGCTCTGTGCAATTAGCTTTACAAACAACACTTAACACTCACACGTAGCTGCTGATCTGAAAAGGGAACGAGGGGATCCAATTTTGAGCCTCCTCTACTGGATTCCGGTTTGCGTGCTAGCGTcatgtcaaaatgtttttttcaaaagcaGAATTAGAATGAACACATAATGAGTGATCTTAACGATGGCCTCTTGTTTATTAAGTGTGCAGCCACGGCGGTGCGGTTATTTAGGGGCTGTTTACGCGACAATGGTGGTGACAACGCGAAAAAAACTTTTCCAGAGAACCCTATCGTTTACACGCCGACAGTGTTTGGGGGGGCTGAAATCACAAAAATTTGAAAACGCCTTCCACAGTGGAAATCTTGAGAATGCTCTCTCCTGTTGTCACCGTCtaatagggctgggcgatatggcctgaagcacgtatcacgataaattgagcagatttacctcgataacgataaatgacgataaattcacccaagcagactgttatataatttgaaaatctgaatcaatgcaagaaatacagattaaccgtttcttgttgatttatttaccagctttcaatttaatatatctaacaattgtacatgaagtctaaacattaagtatacaaaaatgtattgtaaacaataagaattcaagtatgaacatttaaaacagcttgtatggcttgaataatgtacattgtcaaaatcaatatgcctgtgcaaacatgtcattgcgaCACAAAttacttacagcttgaacagtacacttcaaaaagacaatttattgttaatggctgctgtgacataattactcaacacaagtgtttaccgcaaggtttcaggtttttttttttcccagtgcatttttttaataca
This window contains:
- the LOC130918802 gene encoding single-stranded DNA-binding protein 3-like isoform X1, translated to MFPKGKGTPVPSDGQAREKLALYVYEYLLHIGAQKSAQTFLSEIRWEKNITLGEPPGFLHSWWCVFWDLYCAAPERRETCDHSSEAKAFHDYSAAAAPSPVMGGMPPGDGMPGGPMPPGFFQGPPGPQGSPHPQPPPPNNMMGPHSQSFMSPRFAGGPRGPPIRMGNQPPGGGPGPHPMLPNMDPTRPQGHPNLGPMQRMSGPRGMGPMGPGPQNFGGGMRPPHNTMGPGMPGVNMGPGTGRPWPNPNNANSMPYSSPSPGAYGGASGGGPPGTPIMPSPADSNNSGDNLYTMINTGPGNRNNFPMGPGSDGPLGAMAGMEPHHMNGSLGSGDLDGMNKNSPNNLSGISNPPGTPRDDGELSGNFLHSFQSENYSPTMTMSV
- the LOC130918802 gene encoding single-stranded DNA-binding protein 3-like isoform X2, yielding MFPKGKGTPVPSDGQAREKLALYVYEYLLHIGAQKSAQTFLSEIRWEKNITLGEPPGFLHSWWCVFWDLYCAAPERRETCDHSSEAKAFHDYSAAAAPSPVMGGMPPGDGMPGGPMPPGFFQSFMSPRFAGGPRGPPIRMGNQPPGGGPGPHPMLPNMDPTRPQGHPNLGPMQRMSGPRGMGPMGPGPQNFGGGMRPPHNTMGPGMPGVNMGPGTGRPWPNPNNANSMPYSSPSPGAYGGASGGGPPGTPIMPSPADSNNSGDNLYTMINTGPGNRNNFPMGPGSDGPLGAMAGMEPHHMNGSLGSGDLDGMNKNSPNNLSGISNPPGTPRDDGELSGNFLHSFQSENYSPTMTMSV